From Rhodamnia argentea isolate NSW1041297 chromosome 10, ASM2092103v1, whole genome shotgun sequence, a single genomic window includes:
- the LOC115739057 gene encoding probable transcription factor PosF21, with the protein MEKDKLSGHSGGLPPPSGRFAGFSPNANAFTVKPESSAASSSSFPLMAQQNLVPDFSHDISRMPDNPPRNRGHRRAHSEILTLPDDISFDSDLGVVGAADGPSFSDDTEEDLFSMYLDMDKFNSSSATSSFQMGEPSSAPLAMPTAAESGSGAALSSADNVASGSTERPRIRHQHSQSMDGSTSIKPEMLMSGSEDASHADAKKAMSAAKLAELALIDPKRAKRIWANRQSAARSKERKMRYIAELERKVQTLQTEATTLSAQLTLLQRDTNGLTAENSELKLRLQTMEQQVHLQDALNEALKEEIQHLKVLTGQAMPNGGPMMNYASFGSSQQFYPNNHAMHTLLAAQQFQQLQIQTQKQQHQFQQHQLHHQLQHQQLQHEQQQPAGDMKFRGPVPSPNQKDGNAAESNSSKME; encoded by the exons ATGGAGAAGGATAAATTGTCTGGTCATAGTGGTGGGTTACCGCCTCCCTCGGGTCGTTTCGCGGGGTTCTCGCCGAATGCAAATGCCTTCACCGTGAAGCCGGAGTCGTCGGCGGCGAGTTCCTCGTCGTTCCCCCTGATGGCTCAGCAAAACCTGGTCCCCGACTTCAGCCACGATATTAGCCGGATGCCCGATAATCCGCCGAGGAATCGTGGCCACCGCCGCGCACATTCTGAGATTCTCACTCTTCCTGATGATATTAGCTTCGATAGTGATCTTGGAGTTGTGGGAGCCGCGGATGGTCCTTCGTTCTCAGATGATACGGAGGAGGATTTGTTTTCCATGTACCTTGACATGGATAAGTTCAATTCGTCCTCCGCGACTTCGTCGTTTCAGATGGGAGAGCCTTCTTCTGCTCCTCTGGCCATGCCGACTGCTGCGGAGTCTGGTTCGGGTGCAGCCCTATCTTCTGCAGATAATGTGGCTTCTGGGTCGACTGAGAGGCCTAGAATTAGACATCAACATAGCCAGTCTATGGACGGGTCGACGAGTATTAAGCCCGAGATGCTTATGTCGGGTTCTGAGGATGCATCTCATGCAGATGCCAAGAAGGCTATGTCTGCTGCGAAGCTTGCTGAGCTTGCACTGATTGATCCCAAGCGTGCAAAGAG GATCTGGGCAAACAGACAGTCGGCTGCAAGGTCAAAGGAAAGGAAGATGCGATACATAGCTGAGCTTGAACGGAAAGTACAAACTTTGCAAACTGAAGCAACAACTCTGTCTGCACAGCTGACTCTTCTGCAG AGAGACACAAATGGTTTGACTGCTGAGAATAGTGAATTGAAACTGCGGTTGCAAACAATGGAGCAACAGGTTCATTTGCAAGATG CTTTGAATGAAGCACTCAAAGAGGAAATACAACATCTGAAGGTACTCACTGGCCAAGCTATGCCCAATGGTGGACCCATGATGAACTACGCTTCCTTTGGAAGTAGCCAGCAGTTCTATCCCAACAACCATGCGATGCACACTCTTCTGGCTGCACAGCAGTTTCAACAGTTGCAGATTCAGACACAGAAGCAGCAACACCAGTTTCAACAGCATCAACTGCATCACCAACTTCAGCACCAGCAGTTACAGCACGAACAACAGCAACCAGCTGGGGACATGAAATTCAGAGGACCTGTTCCTTCTCCTAATCAGAAAGATGGTAATGCAGCAGAGTCAAATTCTTCTAAAATGGAGTGA
- the LOC115739058 gene encoding protein STRICTOSIDINE SYNTHASE-LIKE 13, whose protein sequence is MEKKGSLKDETSLQQLLVYVVAVALLGFCMVDPFNMGPVGGHEFRPVRHAIAPYKRVMENWPRDNQSKLRLGKLEFVDQVFGPESLEFDPLGRGPYAGLADGRVVRWMGEGIGWETFAFVTPNWSERVCAKGVDSTTPKQWKVEKKCGRPLGLRFNKESGQLYIADAYFGLLVVGPEGGCATPLATHVHGQPILFANDLDLHSNGSIFFTDTSTRYDRVNHFYILLEGEATGRLLRYDPPTNTTHVVLEGLAFPNGVQLSRNQNFLLFTETTNCRLMKYWLEGPKTGTTEVVADLPGYPDNVRINEKGQFWVAIDCCRTPAQELLSRNPWFKSIYFKLPIKMYILARPMGMRMYTVISRFNEDGEILEVLEDRKGEVMKLVSEVREVDGKLWIGTVAHNHIATLPYP, encoded by the exons atggagaagaagggtTCACTCAAAGATGAGACTTCATTGCAGCAGCTGCTGGTGTATGTTGTTGCAGTAGCATTGTTAGGGTTTTGCATGGTGGACCCATTCAACATGGGGCCAGTGGGAGGGCATGAGTTCAGGCCTGTGAGGCACGCCATTGCACCTTACAAGAGGGTCATGGAGAATTGGCCTAGGGACAACCAGAGCAAGCTGCGGTTGGGGAAGTTGGAGTTTGTGGACCAAGTCTTCGGGCCTGAGTCGTTGGAGTTCGACCCGCTGGGACGCGGGCCTTACGCCGGCCTAGCCGACGGTCGGGTGGTCAGGTGGATGGGGGAGGGCATTGGGTGGGAGACATTTGCTTTCGTAACTCCAAATTG GTCAGAGAGAGTGTGTGCAAAAGGGGTGGACTCAACCACACCAAAgcaatggaaggtggagaagaaGTGTGGGAGACCGCTAGGGCTGAGGTTCAACAAGGAGAGTGGACAGCTTTACATAGCAGATGCCTACTTTGGGCTGCTGGTGGTTGGACCAGAAGGAGGATGTGCAACTCCCTTGGCCACACATGTGCATGGTCAACCCATCCTCTTTGCAAATGACCTTGACCTCCACAGCAATGGCTCTATCTTCTTCACTGATACTAGCACCAGATATGACAGGGT GAACCATTTCTATATACTGCTGGAAGGAGAAGCAACTGGGAGGCTCCTCAGATACGACCCTCCCACTAATACAACTCATGTCGTTTTGGAAGGCTTGGCCTTCCCCAATGGAGTCCAATTGTCTAGGAACCAAAACTTCCTCCTCTTCACGGAGACTACAAATTGCAG GTTGATGAAGTACTGGCTGGAGGGTCCAAAAACCGGGACAACTGAAGTCGTCGCGGATCTTCCGGGCTATCCAGACAATGTGAGGATTAACGAGAAGGGGCAGTTCTGGGTGGCCATAGATTGTTGCAGGACACCGGCACAAGAGCTGCTCAGTCGCAATCCATGGTTTAAGAGCATCTACTTCAAATTGCCGATAAAAATGTACATTTTGGCGAGGCCAATGGGGATGCGGATGTACACAGTCATCTCGCGGTTCAACGAGGATGGAGAGATCTTGGAAGTTCTCGAGGATAGGAAGGGCGAGGTAATGAAGCTGGTGAGCGAAGTTAGGGAAGTCGATGGGAAGCTTTGGATTGGAACTGTGGCTCATAACCACATTGCCACTCTACCTTATCCTTGA